Proteins found in one Clostridia bacterium genomic segment:
- a CDS encoding flavodoxin family protein, with translation MINVLAIYGSHRRNQNSDMLIDKMLEGIGRDGVSVEKIYASSQGIKSCTACEGCYKLGRCVIKDEMQQVYQAIDRADIVISSSPVYFHTVTSDLKKLIDRCQAVWASKYKTNSSLISKKHRIGYIACTAGEPEERSYFGCTIKVFELFYKCINTEIIGSLLVSNVDNNHVRDRADIQFEAHEAGRRLRESFAE, from the coding sequence ATGATAAACGTTTTGGCCATATATGGAAGTCATAGAAGAAATCAAAACAGCGATATGCTGATTGATAAGATGCTTGAGGGTATTGGGAGAGATGGAGTAAGCGTGGAGAAGATATATGCTTCCTCTCAGGGTATAAAAAGCTGCACCGCTTGTGAAGGCTGTTACAAGCTGGGCCGATGCGTCATTAAGGATGAAATGCAGCAAGTTTATCAAGCTATTGATAGAGCAGATATTGTTATATCATCGTCACCAGTATATTTTCATACAGTAACTTCTGATCTTAAGAAGCTTATTGATAGGTGCCAGGCTGTCTGGGCAAGCAAGTATAAGACAAACAGCAGCTTAATATCTAAAAAGCATAGGATTGGTTATATTGCATGTACTGCGGGAGAACCGGAGGAAAGAAGCTATTTTGGTTGTACTATCAAGGTTTTTGAGCTATTCTATAAGTGCATAAATACAGAGATTATAGGGAGTTTGCTTGTCTCTAATGTAGATAATAATCATGTCAGGGATAGGGCAGATATACAGTTTGAAGCCCATGAGGCCGGGCGCAGATTGAGAGAAAGCTTCGCCGAATAA
- a CDS encoding aminopeptidase: protein MVDARLTKLAKVLVNYSLKLKKGDLFVIEGNTICEPLALEVYKEALAAGANPILMPNFEAYKEILLRNGSEEQITYSNPLGIEMMKRADAMLTIWAEINTKALTSIDPIRLNLISRGRKQMMDIFHERLEKGEMRWCGTQYPTYASAMDANMSLTEYEEFVFSSGYMDFPDPTKEWLRIHDEQQRLVDYLNTKEKIEVKSKDTHLTFNAAGRKWENCDGTVNFPDGEVFTSPVEDSMNGHVRFSYPAIYMNREVEDVELTFENGRVVSAKAKKDEAFLNEMLKTDEGAKAVGEFAIGTNYNIKQFTKNTLFDEKIGGTIHIAVGASVGETGGKNKSAIHWDMICDMSEGEIFADGELFYKDGKWIV from the coding sequence ATGGTGGATGCAAGATTAACCAAGCTTGCCAAGGTACTAGTAAATTACAGTCTAAAGCTGAAGAAAGGAGATCTGTTTGTAATTGAGGGCAATACCATCTGTGAGCCTCTTGCTCTTGAAGTTTACAAGGAAGCTCTTGCAGCAGGAGCCAATCCAATCCTGATGCCTAACTTTGAGGCATATAAGGAAATATTGCTGAGGAATGGCAGCGAGGAGCAAATAACATATTCCAACCCACTTGGCATTGAGATGATGAAAAGAGCCGATGCTATGCTCACCATATGGGCAGAAATAAACACCAAGGCCCTTACATCCATTGATCCAATCAGGCTTAACCTTATATCAAGGGGCAGAAAGCAGATGATGGATATATTCCATGAGCGTTTGGAAAAAGGTGAAATGCGATGGTGCGGCACCCAGTACCCAACCTATGCATCAGCTATGGATGCAAACATGTCCCTTACTGAATATGAGGAATTTGTATTCAGTTCCGGCTATATGGATTTCCCAGACCCAACAAAAGAATGGCTGAGAATTCATGATGAGCAGCAGAGGTTGGTAGATTACTTGAATACCAAGGAGAAAATCGAGGTTAAGTCTAAGGATACACACCTGACCTTCAATGCGGCGGGCAGGAAATGGGAGAACTGCGACGGTACTGTTAACTTCCCCGATGGCGAGGTATTCACCAGCCCCGTTGAGGATTCAATGAATGGCCATGTGAGGTTCTCCTATCCTGCAATTTACATGAACAGAGAAGTGGAAGATGTGGAACTTACCTTTGAGAATGGAAGGGTTGTGTCAGCCAAAGCAAAAAAAGATGAAGCCTTCTTAAATGAGATGCTGAAAACGGATGAGGGTGCCAAAGCTGTTGGCGAATTCGCCATTGGCACCAACTATAATATAAAGCAATTCACAAAGAATACACTCTTTGATGAAAAAATAGGCGGAACCATACATATTGCTGTAGGAGCCAGTGTCGGGGAAACAGGGGGCAAAAACAAGTCAGCCATCCACTGGGATATGATATGCGACATGAGTGAAGGCGAAATATTCGCCGACGGTGAACTATTCTATAAGGATGGAAAGTGGATAGTATAA
- the rpsI gene encoding 30S ribosomal protein S9: protein MAKKVQYFGTGRRKHSVARVRLVPGEGKIVINNREIDNYFGLETLKLIVRQPLVLTETLSRFNVLVNVVGGGFTGQAGAIRHGISRALLEADKELRPMLKKAGFLTRDPRMKERKKYGLKKARRAPQFSKR from the coding sequence GTGGCTAAGAAGGTTCAATATTTTGGAACAGGAAGAAGAAAGCACTCCGTTGCGAGAGTTAGACTGGTTCCTGGAGAAGGTAAAATTGTAATTAACAATAGAGAGATAGATAACTATTTTGGTTTGGAGACATTGAAGCTTATTGTTAGACAGCCTCTGGTTCTTACAGAAACACTTTCAAGATTTAATGTATTGGTAAATGTTGTTGGTGGTGGTTTCACAGGCCAGGCAGGTGCTATAAGACATGGTATTTCCAGAGCACTTTTGGAAGCTGATAAGGAACTTAGACCTATGCTTAAGAAAGCAGGATTCCTTACAAGAGATCCAAGAATGAAGGAAAGAAAGAAGTACGGACTCAAAAAAGCAAGAAGAGCTCCTCAGTTCTCAAAACGTTAA
- the rpsM gene encoding 30S ribosomal protein S13: MARIAGVDLPRDKRVEIGLTYIFGIGRATSNRILAEAGVSPDTRVKDLTEAEIGRLREVIDRSVKVEGDLKRDIALNIKRLIEIGCYRGLRHRRGLPVRGQRTKTNARTRKGPKKTVGVRRK, encoded by the coding sequence ATGGCGAGAATTGCCGGTGTTGACTTACCGAGAGACAAACGAGTAGAAATTGGTCTCACATATATATTTGGTATTGGAAGAGCAACATCAAATAGAATTTTGGCAGAAGCAGGTGTGAGTCCTGATACAAGAGTAAAAGATTTGACCGAAGCTGAAATCGGAAGATTAAGAGAAGTAATTGATAGAAGCGTTAAGGTTGAAGGCGATTTAAAAAGAGACATAGCTTTAAATATAAAAAGATTAATAGAAATAGGATGCTACAGAGGATTACGTCACAGAAGAGGACTTCCAGTAAGAGGACAGAGAACAAAGACAAACGCAAGGACAAGGAAAGGTCCGAAGAAAACTGTTGGTGTAAGAAGAAAGTAG
- the rpmJ gene encoding 50S ribosomal protein L36, with translation MKVRPSVKPMCEKCKIIRRKGRVMVICENPKHKQKQG, from the coding sequence ATGAAAGTTCGACCATCAGTAAAGCCTATGTGTGAAAAATGTAAGATAATCAGAAGGAAAGGCAGAGTAATGGTCATCTGCGAAAATCCTAAACACAAACAAAAACAGGGTTAA
- the rplQ gene encoding 50S ribosomal protein L17, which translates to MAGYRKLGRPTDQRKAMLRNLVTSFLEHGKMMTTETRAKETQSIAEKMITLGKRGDLHAKRQALEFITKEDVVKKLFDEIAPKYKERNGGYTRIAKVAPRRGDAAEVVVLELV; encoded by the coding sequence ATGGCTGGATATAGAAAGCTGGGACGTCCTACGGATCAGAGAAAAGCTATGCTTAGGAATTTAGTTACTTCATTCCTTGAGCATGGGAAAATGATGACCACTGAGACTAGGGCTAAAGAAACCCAGAGCATTGCCGAAAAGATGATAACTCTCGGCAAACGCGGCGACCTGCATGCAAAACGTCAGGCTTTAGAATTTATAACAAAAGAAGATGTAGTCAAAAAGTTATTTGATGAAATAGCACCAAAGTACAAGGAAAGAAACGGTGGCTACACAAGAATAGCAAAGGTAGCACCAAGACGTGGCGACGCGGCAGAAGTAGTTGTATTGGAACTAGTATAG
- the rpsD gene encoding 30S ribosomal protein S4: MARYTGAKCRLCRREGTKLYLKGDRCYTDKCAIARRAYAPGQHGQSKKKMSGYGTQLREKQKVRRIYGILEKQFRAYFEVAERQKGVTGDNLLRLLELRLDNVVYRMGFGESRNEARQLVRHGHFTVNGGKVDIPSYQVGLNDLIAVKPGSKSTDKFKELAENSASKTAPQWLSINTDMMDARVVALPVREDIDLPIEEHLIVELYSR; this comes from the coding sequence ATGGCAAGATATACAGGTGCAAAATGTAGACTATGCAGACGTGAAGGAACTAAGCTTTATCTAAAGGGCGACCGTTGCTACACAGATAAGTGCGCAATTGCAAGAAGGGCATATGCTCCAGGTCAGCACGGCCAGAGCAAGAAGAAAATGTCTGGTTACGGTACACAGCTTAGAGAAAAGCAAAAGGTCAGAAGAATATATGGCATACTGGAAAAACAGTTCAGAGCCTACTTTGAAGTGGCTGAAAGACAGAAGGGCGTAACAGGGGATAACTTGTTAAGACTTTTGGAGCTCAGACTTGACAATGTGGTATACAGAATGGGCTTTGGTGAATCCAGGAATGAGGCTAGACAGCTTGTTAGACATGGACATTTCACAGTAAATGGTGGGAAAGTAGATATACCATCCTATCAGGTAGGTCTTAATGATCTTATCGCTGTAAAACCAGGCAGTAAGAGTACTGATAAGTTTAAAGAGCTTGCAGAAAACTCCGCAAGCAAGACAGCTCCACAATGGTTGTCAATAAATACTGATATGATGGATGCAAGGGTTGTTGCTCTTCCAGTAAGAGAAGACATTGACCTACCAATAGAAGAGCATCTCATTGTCGAGTTGTATTCAAGATAA
- the infA gene encoding translation initiation factor IF-1: MSKQDVIEVEGKVVEALPNAMFQVELENGHKILAHISGKLRMNFIKILPGDKVTIELSPYDLTRGRITWRGK; the protein is encoded by the coding sequence ATGTCGAAACAGGATGTAATAGAAGTAGAAGGAAAAGTCGTTGAAGCTTTACCTAATGCAATGTTTCAGGTAGAACTTGAAAACGGTCATAAAATTTTAGCTCATATATCCGGTAAACTCAGAATGAATTTCATTAAGATTTTACCTGGAGATAAAGTAACAATTGAATTATCGCCCTACGATCTTACCAGAGGCAGGATCACTTGGCGCGGTAAATGA
- a CDS encoding MazG-like family protein produces MDKFVDTEFKSISLPRLNNLKPNIESTALKLMEEAGELAQLIGKFRGLNGENCKMEEKQAIDRIAEELLDVAQVAISMMFVLEESYSIDIQGKVQSHIEKLIRKGYIKG; encoded by the coding sequence GTGGATAAATTTGTAGATACAGAGTTCAAGAGCATCAGTTTGCCCAGACTTAATAATCTTAAACCCAACATAGAGTCTACAGCCCTGAAGCTGATGGAGGAAGCAGGAGAACTGGCACAGCTGATTGGAAAGTTCAGAGGGTTAAATGGAGAAAATTGCAAAATGGAAGAAAAGCAGGCAATTGACAGAATAGCTGAGGAACTGCTCGACGTGGCTCAAGTAGCGATTTCCATGATGTTTGTATTGGAAGAAAGCTACTCTATAGATATTCAAGGGAAGGTTCAGAGTCATATTGAGAAGCTAATAAGGAAAGGATATATAAAGGGCTAA
- a CDS encoding energy-coupling factor transporter ATPase, with protein MANMISTQNVKFEYNTHSGSTNMALDDINISIEKGEFVAILGHNGSGKSTLAKHFNALLLPSGGTVYVKGMDTKDEKLMWNIRQTAGMVFQNPDNQIVATIVEEDVAFGPENLGVEPSEIRKRVDEALKTVEMTEYTTHGPHLLSGGQKQRVAIAGIIAMKPACIIFDEPTALLDPSGRKEVMDTIVRLNKEEGITIVLITHYMDEAIKADRICVMKSGKVIMEGKPKDIFKEVEAVKNAGLDVPQVTELSYRLSKEGIKLPPDILTVEEMVVELCRLK; from the coding sequence ATGGCAAATATGATTAGTACACAAAACGTTAAATTTGAATACAACACACACAGCGGCAGTACGAATATGGCTTTGGACGATATAAATATATCTATAGAGAAGGGTGAGTTTGTAGCTATACTCGGGCATAACGGATCGGGGAAATCTACACTTGCAAAGCACTTCAATGCGCTGCTGCTGCCCAGTGGAGGCACTGTATATGTAAAGGGAATGGATACGAAAGACGAAAAGCTGATGTGGAATATCAGGCAGACTGCCGGCATGGTGTTTCAGAACCCTGACAATCAAATTGTAGCCACAATTGTTGAGGAAGATGTAGCCTTCGGGCCTGAGAACCTGGGGGTCGAACCTTCTGAAATACGAAAAAGAGTGGATGAAGCCTTAAAGACGGTAGAAATGACTGAGTACACAACACACGGTCCTCATCTGCTGTCCGGAGGTCAGAAGCAAAGAGTTGCTATAGCAGGGATAATTGCCATGAAACCAGCATGCATCATCTTTGATGAACCTACAGCACTTCTTGACCCATCAGGGAGAAAAGAAGTGATGGATACAATAGTAAGGCTTAATAAAGAAGAGGGAATAACCATAGTATTGATAACTCACTACATGGATGAAGCAATAAAAGCAGACAGGATATGTGTAATGAAAAGCGGCAAGGTCATCATGGAAGGAAAGCCAAAGGATATATTCAAGGAAGTGGAAGCAGTAAAAAATGCAGGACTTGATGTTCCGCAGGTTACAGAATTGAGTTACAGGCTGAGTAAGGAGGGTATAAAGCTGCCCCCGGATATTCTGACTGTCGAAGAAATGGTGGTGGAGCTATGCCGGTTAAAGTAG
- the truA gene encoding tRNA pseudouridine(38-40) synthase TruA yields MRNIKLIIEYDGTNYSGWQIQENGPSIQGSLEKTLLAITGEKIRINGAGRTDKGVHAIGQVASFTTVSSIPPERFLYALNGLLPRDIVIKDSREVPLDFHARHSAIAKRYSYLINNSKIPSALLRNYAYHVKYCERLDIDRVEKAAEAFLGTYDFSAFMATGSVVSSTVRTIYEISIEKEKDLIRFIYKGSGFLYNMVRIITGTLLYSGIGKIDPDDIKDIIMSRDRSRAGLTAPACGLYLEEVYY; encoded by the coding sequence ATGCGAAACATTAAGCTGATAATTGAATATGATGGGACGAATTACAGCGGGTGGCAGATACAGGAAAACGGTCCTTCAATACAGGGATCATTGGAAAAAACACTGCTTGCTATTACGGGTGAAAAAATTAGAATAAACGGTGCGGGCAGGACAGATAAAGGAGTACATGCCATAGGACAGGTAGCAAGTTTTACTACAGTCAGCTCAATACCCCCGGAAAGGTTCCTATATGCTTTGAATGGTTTGCTTCCACGGGATATTGTAATAAAGGATTCAAGAGAAGTGCCCCTCGATTTTCATGCGAGGCATAGCGCAATCGCGAAAAGATACAGCTACCTTATCAATAATAGTAAAATTCCTTCTGCGCTGCTTAGAAATTATGCATATCATGTAAAGTATTGTGAAAGATTAGATATAGATAGGGTTGAGAAAGCGGCAGAAGCTTTTTTAGGCACTTATGATTTTTCAGCATTTATGGCCACTGGCAGCGTGGTTTCTAGTACTGTAAGGACAATATATGAGATTTCTATAGAAAAAGAAAAGGATTTGATTCGCTTTATTTATAAAGGCAGCGGTTTCTTATATAATATGGTTCGTATAATTACTGGTACTCTTTTGTATTCTGGAATTGGCAAAATTGACCCGGATGACATAAAGGATATAATAATGTCTAGGGACAGGAGCAGAGCTGGCTTAACTGCTCCAGCATGCGGTTTATATTTGGAAGAGGTATATTATTAG
- the rpsK gene encoding 30S ribosomal protein S11 yields MVAKPKAKKTRKRKERKHVERGAAHIQSTFNNTIVTLTDSVGNALSWSSAGSLGFRGSKKSTPFAAQMAAEVAAKGAMEHGLKTIEVYVKGPGAGREAAIRSLQAAGLEVSLIKDVTPIPHNGCRPPKRRRV; encoded by the coding sequence ATGGTAGCAAAGCCAAAGGCTAAGAAAACCAGAAAGAGAAAAGAAAGAAAGCATGTTGAAAGAGGAGCTGCACATATTCAGTCCACTTTTAACAATACAATAGTTACCTTAACAGACAGCGTAGGTAATGCACTGTCTTGGTCCAGTGCCGGTTCACTTGGCTTTAGAGGATCAAAAAAGAGCACACCATTTGCTGCACAGATGGCAGCAGAAGTTGCAGCTAAAGGTGCAATGGAACATGGTCTTAAAACAATAGAGGTATATGTAAAAGGACCTGGCGCAGGTAGAGAAGCAGCTATAAGATCACTTCAAGCTGCAGGACTCGAAGTCAGTCTTATTAAGGATGTAACTCCAATACCTCACAATGGTTGCAGACCACCAAAACGTAGAAGAGTTTAG
- a CDS encoding energy-coupling factor transporter transmembrane component T: protein MIKDITIGQYIPGDTPIHNLDPRIKIIITFAFITLLFLVGNYFSYLYIVAFMGLILALSKISLKFIFKGLKPLIVIISLTVILNVFMTQGEVLYSKWGLAITREGLYQAGFMGLRLVFLITGASLLTLTTSPIALTDGIEKLLNPFKKIGVPAHELAMMMTIALRFIPTLLEETDKIMKAQMARGADFETGNLINRAKAMVPLLVPLFISAFRRADELALAMEARCYRGGEQRTRMKQLKLEFRDYSAVLITTLFCVLIIWSR, encoded by the coding sequence ATGATTAAGGATATTACGATTGGGCAGTATATTCCAGGCGATACCCCGATACATAACCTGGACCCCAGGATTAAGATTATTATAACCTTTGCTTTTATAACATTATTATTTTTGGTTGGGAATTACTTTTCGTACCTTTATATTGTTGCTTTCATGGGCTTGATCTTGGCACTCTCAAAGATATCTTTGAAGTTTATATTCAAAGGCCTGAAACCATTGATTGTGATAATTTCATTGACAGTTATACTAAATGTTTTCATGACACAGGGGGAAGTGCTTTACTCAAAATGGGGGCTTGCAATTACACGTGAAGGCTTATATCAAGCAGGCTTTATGGGTTTGAGGCTGGTATTCCTGATAACCGGAGCATCTCTCCTGACCTTGACAACATCACCTATAGCCTTGACAGATGGTATAGAAAAGCTGCTGAATCCCTTTAAGAAAATAGGAGTGCCTGCTCATGAGCTGGCAATGATGATGACAATTGCGCTGCGGTTTATTCCAACTCTTCTGGAGGAAACAGATAAGATTATGAAAGCGCAAATGGCAAGGGGAGCGGATTTCGAAACAGGAAATCTGATAAACAGAGCCAAAGCCATGGTTCCACTTTTAGTTCCTCTATTCATCAGCGCCTTCCGTAGAGCAGATGAATTAGCACTGGCTATGGAGGCAAGATGCTACAGAGGCGGCGAGCAAAGAACCCGAATGAAGCAGTTGAAACTTGAGTTCAGGGATTACAGCGCTGTGCTTATAACGACTTTATTCTGTGTTCTGATAATTTGGAGTAGGTAA
- a CDS encoding PilZ domain-containing protein — MMEFKLGQLVVIISAFTEVEVYGNIKLITDRSITLTVKTTGLLKEGWDILCLVIDNMEMYEFYSKVEFLDGTSVLIERPIEKGLSEIEKRRFNRVDCEIGFVARPMIINNVSVAKSGKTFNGVIKNISAGGVLAETNLCLPKDTVFAFKLKANYFIECIARVRRVSEVPNSKMYEMGCEFINMSEENTKIISMFTFKEQLKKKQKELYESVFK, encoded by the coding sequence ATGATGGAGTTCAAGCTGGGACAGCTTGTCGTTATAATATCAGCGTTTACAGAAGTCGAAGTATATGGGAATATCAAACTCATAACTGACAGATCTATTACTCTGACTGTGAAGACAACCGGACTTCTGAAGGAAGGCTGGGATATACTCTGCCTTGTCATTGATAATATGGAAATGTATGAATTTTATAGTAAGGTCGAGTTTCTGGATGGGACTAGCGTTTTGATAGAAAGACCTATTGAAAAAGGGTTAAGCGAAATAGAGAAAAGAAGATTTAACAGAGTAGACTGTGAAATCGGCTTTGTTGCCAGGCCAATGATTATAAATAATGTTTCCGTAGCAAAGTCAGGTAAGACGTTTAATGGAGTAATAAAGAATATAAGTGCAGGAGGGGTATTGGCAGAGACGAATCTTTGTCTACCAAAGGATACAGTTTTTGCTTTTAAGCTCAAAGCCAATTATTTCATAGAATGCATAGCCAGAGTAAGAAGAGTCAGTGAAGTGCCTAATTCGAAAATGTATGAAATGGGCTGTGAATTTATCAACATGAGTGAGGAGAATACCAAGATTATATCCATGTTTACGTTTAAGGAGCAGCTTAAGAAGAAACAGAAAGAACTTTATGAGAGTGTATTTAAGTAG
- a CDS encoding RNA-binding protein: MQDISIGQIVISTAGRDKDDKFVVLCIIDDQYVYISDGDIRKLEKPKKKKIKHLKILNYVAEDVKGKLESKEKLNNSEIRKLLKSID, encoded by the coding sequence ATGCAGGATATAAGTATTGGGCAGATAGTAATATCAACTGCCGGACGAGATAAAGACGACAAATTCGTTGTTTTGTGTATAATTGATGACCAGTATGTCTATATTTCTGATGGGGACATTAGAAAGCTTGAGAAGCCTAAGAAAAAGAAGATAAAGCATCTTAAGATACTGAATTATGTTGCAGAGGATGTAAAAGGCAAATTGGAGTCTAAAGAGAAGTTAAATAACAGCGAGATCAGGAAACTATTAAAATCTATTGATTGA
- a CDS encoding energy-coupling factor transporter ATPase, with amino-acid sequence MPVKVENLTHVYMKDSVFEHVAIDNISFEIQDGEFLGLIGHTGSGKSTLIQHLNGLLKPSSGKIFIDGAELNSKEVQMKKIRQKVGLVFQYPEYQLFEETVYKDIAFGPHNLGLNEAEVDKRVRESIGLVGLDFDKISNVSPFELSGGQKRRVAIAGVLAMEPKVLILDEPAAGLDPKGRDEILGGIKTLHEKQKITVILVSHSMEDIANLVDKVLVMNKGKIAFFDTPRNVFKEAETLEKIGLGVPQVTYLVRELRKRGFSIADCINIDEAKNELLKLFRGNQI; translated from the coding sequence ATGCCGGTTAAAGTAGAGAACCTGACCCATGTTTATATGAAGGATTCAGTCTTTGAGCACGTTGCCATAGACAATATCAGCTTCGAGATACAGGATGGAGAATTCCTCGGACTGATAGGGCATACAGGCTCAGGCAAGTCAACTCTCATACAGCATTTAAACGGGCTTTTAAAGCCCAGTAGCGGTAAGATATTTATAGATGGAGCAGAGTTGAATTCTAAAGAGGTACAAATGAAGAAGATCAGGCAGAAGGTCGGCTTGGTTTTCCAATACCCCGAATATCAGCTCTTTGAGGAAACTGTATATAAGGATATCGCTTTCGGCCCACATAACTTGGGCTTGAATGAGGCTGAAGTCGACAAGAGGGTCCGGGAATCAATAGGGCTTGTAGGACTGGACTTTGATAAGATAAGCAATGTATCACCCTTTGAACTTAGCGGCGGCCAAAAAAGAAGAGTCGCAATTGCAGGAGTGTTGGCTATGGAGCCTAAAGTACTAATATTGGATGAACCTGCTGCAGGTCTGGATCCAAAGGGCAGAGATGAAATACTGGGTGGAATAAAGACGCTCCATGAGAAGCAGAAAATCACAGTAATACTAGTATCGCACAGCATGGAGGACATAGCTAACCTGGTAGATAAGGTTCTGGTCATGAATAAAGGTAAAATTGCATTCTTTGATACTCCAAGAAATGTATTCAAAGAAGCCGAAACTCTTGAGAAAATTGGGTTGGGCGTACCACAAGTAACTTATCTTGTACGGGAGCTTAGAAAAAGAGGATTTTCCATTGCTGACTGCATAAATATTGACGAAGCAAAAAATGAGCTTTTGAAGCTCTTTAGAGGTAATCAGATATGA
- a CDS encoding DNA-directed RNA polymerase subunit alpha, whose amino-acid sequence MIEIEKPKIECIEMSDDFTFGKFVVEPLERGYGVTLGNSLRRILLSSLPGVAVTSIKIDGVLHEFSTVPGVAEDVIEIILNIKHLALKMHGDNTKIIKIDVQGEREITAGDIICDADIEIINPDLHIATLDEGHRFYMEMTVEKGRGYQTSEKNKQSGQPIGVIPIDSIFTPVRKVNYLIENTRVGQVTDFDKLVLEVWTNGTIKPDESISFGAKILSEHLKLFITLTEHVGNVEIMVEKEEDKKEKVLEMTIEELDLSVRSFNCLKRAGINTVEELTQRTEEDMMKVRNLGKKSLEEVQQKLEALGLGLKMSED is encoded by the coding sequence ATGATTGAAATAGAAAAGCCCAAAATAGAATGCATTGAGATGTCGGATGATTTTACTTTTGGAAAGTTTGTTGTGGAGCCTCTAGAGAGAGGTTACGGCGTTACACTTGGGAATTCATTAAGAAGGATACTTCTTTCTTCACTTCCCGGTGTAGCTGTTACTTCTATTAAAATAGACGGCGTGCTCCATGAGTTTTCCACGGTCCCTGGCGTTGCAGAAGATGTGATAGAGATAATATTAAATATCAAACATCTTGCTCTGAAAATGCACGGGGACAACACCAAGATAATCAAGATAGACGTTCAGGGTGAGCGAGAAATAACGGCTGGAGATATCATCTGTGATGCTGATATTGAAATCATAAACCCTGACCTTCATATAGCTACGCTGGATGAAGGTCACAGATTCTACATGGAAATGACTGTAGAAAAGGGTAGAGGCTATCAGACATCAGAGAAGAATAAGCAGTCAGGACAGCCAATTGGAGTAATTCCGATAGATTCAATTTTCACACCGGTTAGAAAAGTCAACTACTTGATTGAGAATACAAGAGTAGGCCAGGTCACTGACTTTGACAAGCTGGTGCTTGAAGTTTGGACAAATGGTACTATAAAGCCGGATGAATCAATAAGCTTCGGCGCCAAAATACTTAGCGAGCATTTGAAGCTATTCATAACCTTGACTGAGCATGTTGGCAATGTTGAAATAATGGTAGAGAAGGAAGAGGACAAGAAAGAAAAGGTTCTTGAAATGACTATTGAAGAGCTGGACCTTTCAGTCAGATCCTTTAACTGCTTGAAGAGAGCCGGTATAAATACAGTTGAAGAGCTTACCCAGAGGACAGAAGAAGACATGATGAAGGTCAGAAATCTGGGAAAGAAATCGCTGGAAGAAGTGCAGCAGAAGCTTGAAGCCCTCGGCTTAGGCTTAAAGATGAGCGAGGATTAA
- the rplM gene encoding 50S ribosomal protein L13 → MKSYIPSAEKIERKWYVVDGTDKVLGRLASEVAKILRGKNKPIYTPHIDTGDHVIIINCDKVVLTGKKLDQKMYRTVTTRPGSMKETPYRKFMAERSDKAVYEAVKGMLPKNSLGRKMLTKLRVYKGAEHENAAQMPEVLELDVRVERRK, encoded by the coding sequence ATGAAGTCTTATATACCAAGTGCCGAAAAAATTGAGAGAAAATGGTATGTAGTTGACGGAACCGATAAGGTTCTCGGACGGCTTGCAAGCGAAGTTGCAAAGATATTAAGAGGTAAGAATAAGCCGATATATACGCCTCACATTGATACAGGTGATCACGTAATAATAATAAATTGCGACAAGGTTGTACTTACTGGAAAGAAGCTTGACCAGAAAATGTACAGGACAGTTACAACTCGTCCTGGCAGCATGAAGGAGACTCCATACAGAAAGTTCATGGCTGAACGATCTGACAAAGCCGTATATGAAGCAGTAAAAGGTATGCTTCCTAAAAACAGCTTAGGTAGAAAAATGCTTACAAAGTTAAGAGTTTACAAGGGCGCTGAACATGAAAATGCGGCTCAGATGCCTGAAGTGCTTGAACTTGACGTAAGAGTTGAAAGGAGGAAGTAA